One genomic window of Anser cygnoides isolate HZ-2024a breed goose chromosome 11, Taihu_goose_T2T_genome, whole genome shotgun sequence includes the following:
- the LOC136791691 gene encoding coiled-coil domain-containing protein 33-like, translating to MAGEPRIPPSLQRWGLKAEEKTLDFEFEVLGAQFNHRGRYALRLSVENPLLHGPAAGVLLRIGGGDAIPASTGTTDTVEQSHLDEVCSFQRRKFTFTLPRGFCKNDKNHDVRLRIEALRSPESQARKRRVGEAFFAIYPRPPQPRTKPPAGRDEDWYHCSAVAALLRVGSEQPAMHCGRLAFVASLHEHRPLAARLPPLSPPSQERGQQEGDPASAPTSPAVLSPEVPLRTPESAYHSLPTEMPQADPALSSSPELLGDSAGEHPSSSSSSSSSSVPPLSCGSFRLSSPGSSLDPTPWAAQVSAGAGGDAVLVPAVTWWGGVLGLRVLF from the exons ATGGCCGGGGAGCCCCGCAtcccccccagcctgcagcgCTGGGGGCTGAAGGCCGAGGAGAAGACCCTGGACTTTGAGTTTGAGGTGCTGGGGGCTCAGTTCAACCATCGGGGCCGCTATGCCCTGCGGCTCAGCGTGGAGAACCCGCTGCTGCACGGCCCCGCGGCCGGCGTCCTGCTGCGCATCGGCGGAGGCGACGCCATCCCCGCCAGCACCGGCACCACCGACACGGTGGAGCAGAGCCACCTGGATGAGGTGTGCTCCTTCCAGCGGAGGAAATTCACCTTCACGCTGCCCAGAG GTTTCTGCAAGAACGACAAGAACCACGACGTGCGGCTGCGCATCGAAGCCCTGCGCTCACCTGAGAGCcaggcgaggaagaggagggtggGTGAAGCCTTCTTCGCCATCtacccccggcccccccagcctcgcacGAAGCCCCCGGCCGGGCGGGATGAGGACTGGTACCACTGCAGTGCGGTGGCAGCTCTGCTGCGGGTGGGCAGCGAGCAGCCGGCCATGCACTGCGGCCGCCTGGCCTTCGTCGCCTCCCTGCACGAGCACCGGCCACTCGCAGCAAGGCTCCCACCACTGTCACCCCCCAGCCAGGAGAGGGGACAGCAGGAGGGGGACCCAGCCTCAGCACCCACGTCCCCAGCAGTGCTGTCCCCTGAAGTCCCCCTCCGCACGCCTGAGTCCGCTTACCACTCGCTGCCCACAGAG ATGCCGCAGGCTGACCCTGCGCTCAGCTCCTCCCCAGAGCTCCTGGGTGACTCAGCAGGCGagcatccctcctcctcctcctcctcctcctcttcctcggtGCCACCGCTGAGCTGCGGCAGTTTCCGCCTCTCCTCGCCAGGATCCAGCCTGGATCCGACCCCGTGGGCAGCGCAGGTTAGTGCAGGAGCCGGAGGAGATGCCGTCCTGGTGCCTGCGGTGACCTGGTGgggaggggtgctggggctgcgggtgcTCTTTTGA